The Urbifossiella limnaea nucleotide sequence GTACCCCGCCGGCGCGCTCGAGGTGCACCGCGACCCCGCCGACGCCAGCCCGCTCTCGAAGCACGCGCTCGGCGGCGGTGCGGCCGCGGAGGCGTTCAAGAGGTTCGACGACCGCGACCGGATGGCGTTCCTCACCCACTACTACGCCGGCGTCACCCAGACCGACGCGCAGGTCGGTCGGTTGATGGCCGCGCTGGACCGCCTCAAACTCTGGGACACGACGGTGGTCGTTTTCGTCGGGGACCACGGGTACCATCTCGGCGAGCGCGGCTGGTGGAACAAGAACACGCTGTTCGAGCGATCGTGCCGCGCGCCGTTCCTGATCGTCGCGCCGGGGGTGAGGCCGGCCGTGTGCCGCGGCCTCGTGGAGTTCCTCGACATTTACCCGACGGTCGCCGAACTGTGCGGCCTCCCGGTACCGGACGCGGTGAAGGGGAAGAGCCTCCGACCGCTCCTCGCCGACCCGACCAGAACCGTTCGCGACTCCGCGCTGACGCACGTCACCCGCGGCCCCAACGTGACCGGCTTCAGCCTGCGCACCGACCGCTGGCGCTACACCGAGTGGAGCGACGGCGGTGCCGAACTGTACGACCACCAAAACGACCCGGGCGAATGGCACGACCTGGCGCGCATGCCGGCCAACGCCGCCGTGCTCGCCGACCTCAAGAAGGTGCTCGCCGACCGCCGCTAGGCGCGCGACCCGGGACCGACCGATTACCCTCAAGTGCGACCTCACATGCCAACTGTTACCGCGCGACTCTGTTTCCCACTCGGCTTGTGCGCCCTGTGCCTTCTGCCCACGGTCGCGGCGGCGGCCGACCCGGCGCCGCCGCGGGCGGCGGAGATGGCCGGCTACCTCCTCGTCCCGCACGAGAAGGTCGCCCAGAGCTACGACGCCGGCTTCTCGATGTACGTCGCCGCCTGGCCGCTGCTGAAGAACTACCCGGGGAACCGCTTCCAGAGCGGCCTGTTCGGCACCTGGATGTTCGCCCGTAACGACGGCATCCCGCGCAAGGGCCACTACTCGGACATCGAAGGCGGCCTCGGTTGGTGGCGCGACACCCGCTTTGCCACCGAGACGCCGAAGTTCATCATGGGCGGCGTCGCGCTGAACTTCAGCGAGTGGGCGAACGGCCCCGGCGCCGGCAAAGGCCGCGACTGGGCCAAGCCCGCCGGCCACTACGCCATCGCGCAACTCACCCCGTGGGTGATCTGGCCGCCGGACGGGCTGAACCTGAAGCAGGGCACGAACGGCGAGTTGTTCGGCTACGGCTACCTGCCGCTGCCGCTCACCGCGGCGAAGAAGACCACCGCCGGCAAGGACGTGCCGACCGGCGACCAGAGCTGGACGCTGTTCCTCAACAGCGGCAACTTCAAGGGGCCGGTCGCGTTCTTCGTGCCCTACTTCTGGTCGAAGCCGACCGTCGAGAAGACCGACTTCGCCGGCACGTTCCTCGACGCCCGGCCGTCCGAGCCGAACAAGGCGATCCAGATGGAGACGCAGCACATCCCCGCGTTCGTGGCGAAGGACGCGAAGGGCGAAACCTACGCCCGAGTCGCCCCGACGCAATTTCCGGTGAAGCCGGACGGCGACTCGGTACTGATCCACCGCGTCACCGCGTACAACCGGGCCGCGCTGTGGGACGGCGTGAAAGCGTGGTTCGACGGCGGGCCGGCGGCGACGGGCGCGATCGACCCGAAGGCGGCCGGCGTTCACACCTTCAAGGGCGGCGGCGGGGCGACGTGGCAGATTTACACCTCGGAAACGCCTAAGGACAAGAAGGCGCCGGTGGCGTGGAACTCGTTCGCCACGCCGACCGCAATTAACGCCGACACCTTCGGCTACAAATGGGCGAAGGACGCGGTGACGACGGACGCCGCGCTTGTGACCCTCCCCGAATACTACCGGCTGACGAAAGACGCCAAGGACAAGGAGCGCTGGACGGTGGTGAGCGCGAAGGACGTGCCCGCGGAAACGGGGCTGGCGAAGGTAGAGTTCCCGCGGAAACGCGACGCAGCCGCCAAGCCGTACATCACGCCCGATGAGTCGGCGAGCAGCTGGAAGCGGCCGGGGCCGGTGGCCGGCCCGTTCCAGGCGAAGCTCGGCGACGGCAGCGTGGCGACGTATTACTGGTACCGCTTCGCCGACCAACCCGCGCTGCTCAACGCCGACCTGACCGCCGCCGAGCGCGAGACGGTTCAGAAGCGGGTCGAGCTCTTGCACCGCACCTGGACGAAGGAGCGCGAGTACCTGCCGCCGCCGACCACCGGTAAACTTGCCGACCTGGACCCGGCCGTCCTCGTGACGCCGCCGAAGGGGCTGGAGGTCGGCTACGTGCCGATCGTCACCCGTCAGGGACTTCCCGAGTAGCGAACCGATGACGTGCGACGTGGCCCTCCTCACCGACCGCCGCTACACCGCGACCGCCGCGGCCGAAGGCGACTGGTACATGAGCAACATCCTCGCCGACGACGGGCTGCTCCAGGCGGCGCTCGCCCGGCGTGGGCTCACGTCGGAGCGGGTCGACTGGGCCGACCCGGGTGTCGAGTGGTCGCGGTTCCGGTGCGCCCTGTTCCGCACCACGTGGGACTACTTCGACCGCTTTCCCGAGTTCTCCGCGTGGCTCGACCGCGTCGAGCGGCAGACGCGGTTGTGCAACCACAGCCCGACGGTGCGCTGGAACCTCGACAAGCACTACCTCGCCGACCTGGACGCCCGCGGCGTGCCGGTCGTGCCGGCGCGATTCCTCGAACGCGGCTCGGCGCAACCCCTTGCCGACGTGCTGACCGAAGCCGGGTGGGACGAGGCCGTTGTGAAGCCGTGCGTGTCCGGTGCGGCGCGACACACGTACCGCGTGAACCGCCGCACCGCCGCCGACCTACAACCGCTGCTCGACGGCTTGCTCGCGGCCGAAGCGATGCTGGTGCAGCCGTTCCAGGCCGACGTGGTGAGGACCGGCGAGGACACGCTGATGGTGTTCGGCGGTCGCTTTTCGCACGCCGTGCGGAAGGTGCCGAAGGCCGGCGACTTCCGCGTGCAGGACGACCACGGCGGCACCGTCCACGACTACACGCCGACGGCCGAGCAGGTGGAGTTGGCCGAGCGTGCGGTGTCCGCGTGCCACCCGCTCCCGGTCTACGGCCGGGTGGACCTGGTCCGCAACAACGCCGGCCAACTGGCCGTGATGGAACTGGAACTGATTGAACCGGAGTTGTGGCTCCGCCACCACCCGCCCGCCGCCGAGCACTTCGCCGCCGGTGTCGCCGCCTTCCTCACCCCGTGAGCGAGTCCGACATGTCACGAACCCGTCCGCTCCTCGCCGGCGTGCTGCTGCTCGCCGCCGCGACCGCCGTCGCCCAGGACGCGCCGCCGCACCCGCTGCGGCCCGACGGCAAGCCGGCCGCCGCCGGGAAGCCGCTAAAGGTGTTCATCCTGATGGGCCAGTCGAACATGGTCGGCATGGGCGACATCGGCCCGGAAGCCACGAAGGGGACGCTGGAATACTTCACGAAGGGGCAGAAGAAGTACCCGTTCCTGCTCGACGCCGGTGGCAAGTGGACCGAGCGGAAGGACGTGTACTATTACGACGCGCGCGTCAAGAAAGGCGCGTGGCTGAGCCCGGCCGCGAACGGCGGCAAGGCGTTCGGCCCCGAGGTCGGCTTCGGGTACGTCGTCGGGGCGGCGCTCGACGAGCCGGTGCTGGTGCTGAAGTCGTGCATCGGCAACCGCGCCCTGGGGTGGGACTTGCTCCCGCCGGGTAGCAAGCGGTACACGTACGACGGGAAGACTTACGCCGGGTCCGGGGACAAGGCCGAGTGGTGGGTCGAGGGGCAGCCGAAGAAGGAAGTGAACTGGTACGCCGGCAAGCAGTACGACGACGACATGGCCAACGCCAAGGCCGCGCTGGCGTCGCTCGGCAAGTGGTACCCCGGCTACAAGGACGAGGGCTACGAGATCGCCGGGTTCGTGTGGTGGCAGGGCCACCGCGACCACTTCAGCGCCGCCCACACGAGCAAGTACGAGGAGAACCTGGAGCGGCTGATCGGGAGCCTGCGGAAGGACTACGCCGCGCCCGCGGCCAAGTTCGTCCTCGCCACCGGCTGCGGCAACCCCGGCCGGGAGGGGAACGGCCTCAAGATCGCCGAGGCGCAGCTGGCCATCGGCGACGCCAAGAAGTACCCCGCGTTCGCCGGCAACGTGAAGGCCGTGGACGTCCGCGACCTGTGGCGGGAGGTGGACGTGTCGCCCAAGAACCAGGGCTTCCACTACAACCGCAACGCCGAGACGTTCCTCGAAGTCGGCCTCCGCCTCGGCGGCGCGATGACGGACCTCCTGAAGAAGTAGGGCACCCCGATGACGACGCGACTCGCGGCGGCGCTGCTGGCGCTCGCCGCGCCCTCCACTCTGCGGGCCGCCGACCCGCCGAAGCCGAACATCGTTTACATCCTCGCTGACGACCTCGGCTACGGCGACCCCGGGTGCTACAACCCGGCGTCGAAGATTCCGACGCCTCACATCGACCGGCTGGCGAAAGAGGGCGTTCGCTTCACCGACGCGCACTCGCCGTCGGCCGTGTGTACGCCCACACGCTACGCCCTGCTCACCGGCCGGTATGCTTGGCGGACGCGACTCCAGCGGAACGTCATCGGCCCGTTCTCGCCACCGCTCATCGACGCGGGACGGCTCACCGTCGCCGAGTTGTTGCGCCGCCACGGCTACGCCACCGCTTGCGTCGGTAAGTGGCACCTCGGCTGGGGCTGGCCCGCGCCGGTCGGCGGCGCCCGCGACTTCACCCGCCCCATTCCCGACGGCCCGACCGCCCGCGGCTTCGACCTCTACTTCGGCACCGACGTGCCGAACTACCCGCCGTACTGCTTCATCGACAACGACCGCACCGTCGGTATCCCGCGCGAACCGGCGCCCGTCGGCCGCGACTCGTTCAACATCGCCGGCCCGATGGTGCCCGGCTGGAAGCTCGTGGAGGTGCTGCCGGGGTTGGAGAAGCGCGCGGTCGAAACCATCGAGTCGGCCGCGAAGGGCGGCAAGCCGTTCTTTCTGTACCTGCCGCTCACGTCACCGCACTTCCCGGTCGTGCCGACCGACGCCGTTCGCGGCCGGAGCGCGGCTGGCGCCTACGGCGACTTCGTAACGCAGACCGACAATTTCGTCGGCGCCGTGACGGACGCACTTCAGCGCAGCGGTGCGGCCGCGAACACGCTGGTGATCCTGACGAGTGACAACGGCCCGGAAATCACGGGTGAGGTGAGCCCGGGGGCGTATGACCGCCTGCGTCAGTTCGGCCACGCGAGTATGGGGGCGCTCCGCGGCGCGAAGCGCGACGCCTGTGAAGGCGGCCACCGCGTCCCGTTCGTCGCCCGTTGGCCGGGCCGAATCCGCGCCGGCGGCACGTGTGACGAGACCGTCTGCCACGTCGATCTGTTGGCGACCGTGGCCGCCCTGCTCGGCGTGCCGCTGCCCGCCGACGCCGGCGTGGACAGCGTGAACATCCTCCCCGCGCTACTCGGCGAGCCGCGCCGCGCCCCCCTGCGCGAGGCGACTGTCCACCACAGCGGGCAGGGGAAGTTCGCCATCCGCCGCGGCGACTGGGTGCTCATCCTCGCGCCGACCGGCGACGACAACGGCAAGCGCGGCGAGCCGCCGTGGTTCCAGGCCGAGCGCGGGTACACCCCGCACGCCGAGCCGGGCGAGTTGTTCAACCTCGCCACCGACCCGTCGCAGAAGCACAACCGGTACGCGGCCGAGCCGGCGAAGGTGAACGAACTCGCGGTGCTCATGGCTCGCTACGTGTCAGAAGGCCGGAGTACCCCCGGCCCGCGCCAGCGGAACGACGTGGACATCGTCTGGGACCGGCGTGGGAGATGATTCGAGCACGCGGAGCGACGCCGATGAAGCACCTGAGCCTTCTCCTGCGCGTCGGCGCGCTGGCGGTGCGGGCCGACGCCGAGCCACCGGCCGAGCTGCTCGACCGTGCCACGACGGGCGACATCCGCGCGCAGTTGTCGCTGGCCTACGCTTACCGCGACGGAAAGGGTGTTAGCCGCGACTACGCAGCGGCCCTGCTCTGGGCCCGACTGGCGGCCGACCGCGGCGACCCAGCCGCGCAGGACTTCGTCGGTTGGATGTTTTTTCAGGGGCTCGGCGTCCGCCACAACCCGGAGGTGGCGGCCGGGTACTTCCGCGCTGCGGCCGGTAAGTCGGCGGCCGCCGCTTGGAACCTCGGCTAGTCCTACAGCCGTAGTTGCTACAACAGCCCTCGCCAGGACTTGTGGCGAGGGTGGGCGATGTCAGGACGACCGACGGCGGCCCAGGTGCGGGCCTGGGCGGACGAGGTGACGGCGGTCGGCGACCGGATCGGCCGGCACTTCGCCCGGTCCGAGCCCCGCGCCCGGGCCGTCGGGTACATCCGCGGGCTGCTGGGCGACGCCGACCGGAAGAACGGGTGGCAACTCGCCGAGGCGCTCGGCGACCCGACCCCGGACGGGGTCCAGCACCTGCTCGCCCGGGCCGACTGGGACGCCGACGCCGTCCGCGACGACCTCATGGGGTACGTCCACGAGCACCTCGGCGACCCGGCCGCGGTTCTGGTCGTGGACGAGACCGGGTTCCTGAAGAAGGGGACCAAGTCGTGCGGGGTGGCCCGCCAGTACACCGGCACCGCCGGGCGGATCGAGAACGCCCAGGTCGGGGTCTTCCTGGCGTACGCGGGGCCGAAGGGGCACGCCCTGATCGACCGGGCGTTGTACCTGCCGAAGGAGTGGACGGACGACCGGCCGCGGTGTGACGCGGCCGGGGTGCCGGCGGCCGTCGGGTTCGCCACCAAGCCGCGGCTGGCCGAGCGGATGCTGGCGCGGGCGTGGGCGCGGGGGGTGACGGCCGGGTGGGTGACGGGGGACACGGTGTACGGGCACGACGGGGCGTTCCGCCGGTTCCTGGAGGGGCACCGGCAGGCGTACCTGCTGGCGGTCCCGGCCAACCAGCCGCTGTTCGACGGGGAGCAGCGCTCGACCGTGAAGGCCGTCGCCGAGGGGTTCCCGGTTGCCGCGTGGGAGCAGGCCAGTGCGGGGGACGGGTCGAAGGGGCCGCGGGAGTACGACTGGGCGGTCCGGGCGTTCGGCCCGGTGGACGAGCGGGGGTGGCAGTTGTGGCTGGTGGTCCGGCGGCACCGGGACCGGCCGGACGAGCGGGCCTACTACTTCGCCCGCGGGCCGGCGGCGACGGCCCCGGCCGAGCTCGTCCGCGTGGCGGGGAGCCGGTGGCGGGTGGAGGAGTGCCTGGAACTGGCGAAGGGCGACTGCGGCCTCGACGAGTACGAGGTGCGGTCGTGGGTCGGGTGGCACCGACACGTCACCCTGAGCCTGCTCGCCCTGGCGGTGGTGGCGGCGATCCGGGTGGCGGCCGGGCCGTCGGGTCGGCCGAAAAAGGGGGCGCGGGGCTGGTCCGGGTGAGCGTCCCGGAGGTGCGGAGGCTGCTGCTCCGACTCGTGTGGGCGGTGGTGCCGGACGCCGAGAAGGTGTTGGCCTGGTCAGCGTGGCGGCGGGCGCACCAGCACCGCGCCCGCTGCTACCACTACCGGAAGCGGGGGGCCAAGCCGCCCGACTGACCAACTACGGCTGTAGGACTAGTCCTACAGCCGTAGTTGCTACAACAGCCCTCGCCAGGACTTGTGGCGAGGGTGGGC carries:
- a CDS encoding IS701 family transposase translates to MSGRPTAAQVRAWADEVTAVGDRIGRHFARSEPRARAVGYIRGLLGDADRKNGWQLAEALGDPTPDGVQHLLARADWDADAVRDDLMGYVHEHLGDPAAVLVVDETGFLKKGTKSCGVARQYTGTAGRIENAQVGVFLAYAGPKGHALIDRALYLPKEWTDDRPRCDAAGVPAAVGFATKPRLAERMLARAWARGVTAGWVTGDTVYGHDGAFRRFLEGHRQAYLLAVPANQPLFDGEQRSTVKAVAEGFPVAAWEQASAGDGSKGPREYDWAVRAFGPVDERGWQLWLVVRRHRDRPDERAYYFARGPAATAPAELVRVAGSRWRVEECLELAKGDCGLDEYEVRSWVGWHRHVTLSLLALAVVAAIRVAAGPSGRPKKGARGWSG
- a CDS encoding sulfatase family protein, whose amino-acid sequence is MTTRLAAALLALAAPSTLRAADPPKPNIVYILADDLGYGDPGCYNPASKIPTPHIDRLAKEGVRFTDAHSPSAVCTPTRYALLTGRYAWRTRLQRNVIGPFSPPLIDAGRLTVAELLRRHGYATACVGKWHLGWGWPAPVGGARDFTRPIPDGPTARGFDLYFGTDVPNYPPYCFIDNDRTVGIPREPAPVGRDSFNIAGPMVPGWKLVEVLPGLEKRAVETIESAAKGGKPFFLYLPLTSPHFPVVPTDAVRGRSAAGAYGDFVTQTDNFVGAVTDALQRSGAAANTLVILTSDNGPEITGEVSPGAYDRLRQFGHASMGALRGAKRDACEGGHRVPFVARWPGRIRAGGTCDETVCHVDLLATVAALLGVPLPADAGVDSVNILPALLGEPRRAPLREATVHHSGQGKFAIRRGDWVLILAPTGDDNGKRGEPPWFQAERGYTPHAEPGELFNLATDPSQKHNRYAAEPAKVNELAVLMARYVSEGRSTPGPRQRNDVDIVWDRRGR
- a CDS encoding sialate O-acetylesterase yields the protein MSRTRPLLAGVLLLAAATAVAQDAPPHPLRPDGKPAAAGKPLKVFILMGQSNMVGMGDIGPEATKGTLEYFTKGQKKYPFLLDAGGKWTERKDVYYYDARVKKGAWLSPAANGGKAFGPEVGFGYVVGAALDEPVLVLKSCIGNRALGWDLLPPGSKRYTYDGKTYAGSGDKAEWWVEGQPKKEVNWYAGKQYDDDMANAKAALASLGKWYPGYKDEGYEIAGFVWWQGHRDHFSAAHTSKYEENLERLIGSLRKDYAAPAAKFVLATGCGNPGREGNGLKIAEAQLAIGDAKKYPAFAGNVKAVDVRDLWREVDVSPKNQGFHYNRNAETFLEVGLRLGGAMTDLLKK
- a CDS encoding SEL1-like repeat protein, translating into MKHLSLLLRVGALAVRADAEPPAELLDRATTGDIRAQLSLAYAYRDGKGVSRDYAAALLWARLAADRGDPAAQDFVGWMFFQGLGVRHNPEVAAGYFRAAAGKSAAAAWNLG
- a CDS encoding ATP-grasp domain-containing protein, whose amino-acid sequence is MTCDVALLTDRRYTATAAAEGDWYMSNILADDGLLQAALARRGLTSERVDWADPGVEWSRFRCALFRTTWDYFDRFPEFSAWLDRVERQTRLCNHSPTVRWNLDKHYLADLDARGVPVVPARFLERGSAQPLADVLTEAGWDEAVVKPCVSGAARHTYRVNRRTAADLQPLLDGLLAAEAMLVQPFQADVVRTGEDTLMVFGGRFSHAVRKVPKAGDFRVQDDHGGTVHDYTPTAEQVELAERAVSACHPLPVYGRVDLVRNNAGQLAVMELELIEPELWLRHHPPAAEHFAAGVAAFLTP
- a CDS encoding sulfatase; the encoded protein is MRFHLLLLALVAAGTGARVARAADVPRYNVLLITADDLRPAMGCYGDTRAKTPNLDRLAERGVCFDRAYVQYPVCNPSRTSLLTGTRPETNGVTGNDTFFRDKLPDVVTLPQLFRSHGAVAISFGKIFHAALAEGEAVNRFLDAGKSWDEARLFRPTKEGNTGPRRNLTGGILKWCEVAALEGTDDDQSDGQTAKHTIAAMERHTGKRWFIGAGFLRPHDPFVVGKKYVAQYPAGALEVHRDPADASPLSKHALGGGAAAEAFKRFDDRDRMAFLTHYYAGVTQTDAQVGRLMAALDRLKLWDTTVVVFVGDHGYHLGERGWWNKNTLFERSCRAPFLIVAPGVRPAVCRGLVEFLDIYPTVAELCGLPVPDAVKGKSLRPLLADPTRTVRDSALTHVTRGPNVTGFSLRTDRWRYTEWSDGGAELYDHQNDPGEWHDLARMPANAAVLADLKKVLADRR